The following proteins are encoded in a genomic region of Leucoraja erinacea ecotype New England chromosome 23, Leri_hhj_1, whole genome shotgun sequence:
- the tmem100a gene encoding transmembrane protein 100: MIAEPVKEVPGLAAVPGFPEKGSECPAATARLLDRQAQLMEATGGTELSCSRCTFPFGLVVVIVGLVVTAVAYGFNSHGSVISVFGLVVLTLGFLLVISSAVCWRVRQCRKQAKRRESQTALVANRELFV, encoded by the coding sequence ATGATAGCGGAGCCGGTGAAGGAGGTGCCGGGGCTAGCGGCAGTGCCGGGGTTCCCAGAGAAGGGGTCCGAATGTCCGGCCGCTACTGCCCGGCTCCTGGATCGCCAGGCCCAACTGATGGAGGCCACGGGCGGAACCGAGCTCTCGTGCTCCAGGTGTACCTTTCCCTTTGGCCTGGTGGTCGTCATCGTTGGCTTGGTGGTCACCGCTGTCGCCTATGGCTTCAACTCGCATGGGTCAGTCATCTCGGTGTTCGGCCTGGTCGTACTGACCCTGGGCTTCCTCCTGGTCATCTCCAGCGCCGTGTGTTGGAGGGTCAGACAGTGCAGAAAGCAAGCCAAGAGAAGAGAAAGCCAGACTGCACTCGTGGCCAACAGGGAACTGTTCGTCTAG